A genomic segment from Salvelinus alpinus chromosome 8, SLU_Salpinus.1, whole genome shotgun sequence encodes:
- the tlcd4a gene encoding TLC domain-containing protein 4-B isoform X2, protein MDLFSQLILVISVTSFLSFQWLFHWVSPWVSTRVSPGFLRLADKQKVEWNSRTVSTLHALVVGLFCLYILLFDDAINEDPVWGDPTLVKINVGVTTGYLISDLLLIFYYWKAIGDKFFVVHHLAALYAYYYVLGQGMLPYFANFRLLAEFSTPCVNQRWFFEVLGYSKSSRPNIANGMAMAVVFFLVRIAVMPLYYSRMWSVYGTEAFYRVPPGGRAAWIISSICLDVMNVMWMHKIARGCYKVMRSARRHKVGTQENGKTD, encoded by the exons ATGGACCTGTTCAGCCAGCTCATCCTGGTCATCTCGGTCACCAGTTTCCTCTCCTTCCAGTGGCTCTTCCACTGGGTCAGTCCCTGGGTCTCCACCCGTGTCAGCCCTGGCTTCTTACGCCTTGCAGACAAGCAGAAGGTGGAGTGGAACTCAAG GACAGTGTCCACGCTTCATGCCCTGGTGGTGGGACTCTTCTGCCTCTACATCCTGCTCTTTGATGACGCCATCAATGAAGACCCCGTCTG GGGAGATCCCACACTTGTGAAGATAAATGTTGGCGTGACAACAGGCTACCTCATATCTG ATCTGCTGCTAATATTTTACTATTGGAAGGCGATAGGCGACAAGTTTTTTGTCGTGCACCACCTGGCAGCGTTATATGCTTACTACTATGTACTG GGACAAGGAATGTTGCCTTATTTTGCTAACTTCCGTCTGCTTGCAGAGTTCTCCACGCCGTGTGTCAACCAGCG CTGGTTCTTTGAAGTGTTAGGTTACTCCAAGTCCTCCAGGCCCAACATCGCTAATGGGATGGCCATGGCCGTTGTCTTCTTCCTGGTTCGCATTGCCGTCATGCCCCTCTACTACAGCCGCATGTGGTCCGTGTATGGCACCGAAGCTTTCTACCGCGTCCCACCGGGAGGCCGCGCTGCCTGGATCATCTCCAGCATTTGTCTGGATGTCATGAACGTCATGTGGATGCACAAGATCGCCCGCGGCTGCTACAAGGTCATGCGCTCGGCCCGACGACACAAAGTGGGGACACAGGAGAACGGAAAGACTGACTAA
- the tlcd4a gene encoding TLC domain-containing protein 4-B isoform X1, producing MSGAIQMDKHRLKKITFFRINSSGLRRTMDLFSQLILVISVTSFLSFQWLFHWVSPWVSTRVSPGFLRLADKQKVEWNSRTVSTLHALVVGLFCLYILLFDDAINEDPVWGDPTLVKINVGVTTGYLISDLLLIFYYWKAIGDKFFVVHHLAALYAYYYVLGQGMLPYFANFRLLAEFSTPCVNQRWFFEVLGYSKSSRPNIANGMAMAVVFFLVRIAVMPLYYSRMWSVYGTEAFYRVPPGGRAAWIISSICLDVMNVMWMHKIARGCYKVMRSARRHKVGTQENGKTD from the exons ATGTCTGGTGCAATTCAAATGGATAAACACAGGCTGAAGAAAATCACTTTTTTTAGGATAAATAGTAG TGGGCTTAGGCGGACCATGGACCTGTTCAGCCAGCTCATCCTGGTCATCTCGGTCACCAGTTTCCTCTCCTTCCAGTGGCTCTTCCACTGGGTCAGTCCCTGGGTCTCCACCCGTGTCAGCCCTGGCTTCTTACGCCTTGCAGACAAGCAGAAGGTGGAGTGGAACTCAAG GACAGTGTCCACGCTTCATGCCCTGGTGGTGGGACTCTTCTGCCTCTACATCCTGCTCTTTGATGACGCCATCAATGAAGACCCCGTCTG GGGAGATCCCACACTTGTGAAGATAAATGTTGGCGTGACAACAGGCTACCTCATATCTG ATCTGCTGCTAATATTTTACTATTGGAAGGCGATAGGCGACAAGTTTTTTGTCGTGCACCACCTGGCAGCGTTATATGCTTACTACTATGTACTG GGACAAGGAATGTTGCCTTATTTTGCTAACTTCCGTCTGCTTGCAGAGTTCTCCACGCCGTGTGTCAACCAGCG CTGGTTCTTTGAAGTGTTAGGTTACTCCAAGTCCTCCAGGCCCAACATCGCTAATGGGATGGCCATGGCCGTTGTCTTCTTCCTGGTTCGCATTGCCGTCATGCCCCTCTACTACAGCCGCATGTGGTCCGTGTATGGCACCGAAGCTTTCTACCGCGTCCCACCGGGAGGCCGCGCTGCCTGGATCATCTCCAGCATTTGTCTGGATGTCATGAACGTCATGTGGATGCACAAGATCGCCCGCGGCTGCTACAAGGTCATGCGCTCGGCCCGACGACACAAAGTGGGGACACAGGAGAACGGAAAGACTGACTAA
- the alg14 gene encoding UDP-N-acetylglucosamine transferase subunit ALG14 has protein sequence MVTTSYACERRDSDPSGVIWIPLYDILKFTIQRIPRSLEVCQSWSSSVVTTLNALLYSFSLVFRPDMVLCNSSGTCVPLCDAGVILGLKMVLIVYVRKHLQS, from the exons ATGGTAACAACAAGCTATGCCTGCGAAAGACGTGACTCCGATCCCTCCGGGGTTATATGGATTCCTCTCTATGACATTCTGAAG TTTACCATCCAGAGGATCCCTCGTAGCCTTGAGGTCTGTCAGtcctggagttcctctgtggtcACCACTCTGAACGCCCTGCTGTACTCCTTCTCTCTGGTGTTCAGGCCAGACATG GTGCTGTGTAACAGCTCAGGGACCTGCGTCCCCCTGTGCGATGCAGGAGTTATCCTGGGATTGAAGATGGTCCTGATTGTCTACGTTCGAAAGCATCTGCAGAGTTGA